The Lolium rigidum isolate FL_2022 unplaced genomic scaffold, APGP_CSIRO_Lrig_0.1 contig_20310_1, whole genome shotgun sequence genomic sequence ATAGAGTATAACCACACAAAAAAACAAGGTTAGAGAAAAAATTGCATCATCACTTAGTGGAAAAACAACTAATGTTTAAAACATTTCTGTAGCATGAACCAAAACCTAGGAAACTGAACAATCATCAAAGGGCATTGGCACCAAAACCTAGTGGCTAGTGTACCAGTGATGTGTAAAGTAATGTGATAACATGAATAAGTAGAAGTTGCACTTCATCACTCACAATTCGAACATCAGCAACGGTGTATTTAgaaggatcggaagccggctcctGCCGTGATGCCGCCAACTGGTGATAAAGCCAACGAAACAAGACATCAGTCATGGTtcatataaaacaaagtaaacaatTGAAGTATCAGTGACCTAACAAGGCCAAATCTCCAGATCATATATCTGCAGAGGCAGTGCTGAAAATAAAATTAACCTACTAGAACTGACTGGTGAGCTTGACATGGCAACGTTAGATAATGATGGCAACAGCTACCTTTTTTAGAGCTTCTGCTTCTTCTAAAACTTTTTGTGCTTCATCTACCATCCCTTGTTCACCTAACAAAAGTAGAAACATGGAAATATCAATGCATACTCTTTTCTTCTCAGCATGTACATATACAGTGAATAGACTATCCATGAAAAATTAATGGCCAAAGCTACTTAAGACACCGATGTGCAATGAACCACTAAGTAAAGATCATTATAATACCACAAACCTAATCCCGACAGTCACTGATGGTCAAAAAGTTCGAGTCATGCCCAAATGGTCCCGGTAAGAAAATAACTAAAACCTATATAGGTTCACGGTTCTCCAATAAGTGTTACCTTGTTAGTTTCTCACCTTTAGAAAGAtaaaataatcaaagtaaaatttCCAGTGCATATCTCAGGAAATATCTTATTGATGTATATTGCAATCGACTAATTGAGTGGTTGGATTCATAGCTAACACGTATTGGAGAAAATTCACGTACTTGGTACCAATTGCTCACACAAATATATGCTTTTAATGGGAGGAAAAAATACTATATATGCTTTGTTAAAAAAAATGTTACAGAACATACCTAGGGCTTCAGCTTTGCTTAGCTTTTCATTGATCAGTTCTTGGGTACGagcatcaggaggaggaggtggtggcagtGGTGCTATTTGAGCTGGAGCGGATGGAGGTATTGAAGCACGGTCCTTGTTAAAGGCATCAAGCAAGAGGGTAGCCTGCAATGAAGTGGGAAAAACAGTCATATTAGAAATAAAGCATTACTTATGTCCTCGCAAAACATAACCCAAAGACTATATGAGTAGAACTCATATTCAAAATTCCAAAGCAATACCTGCATATCAGCCCTTTTAGATCTTAACTCCTCCACcacttccatggccttgattttaTCATCAGTTTTCCCTTCAAAATCTGTTTGATATGTGTTGATGAGAAGAAACATTCAGTAGCAACACTTCAGCTCCTCTGTTTTTACTACTCTTACGCAGTCTCTATGCTATGTTGTTTGCACTAATTAAGAAAACATATAATTAGCTAGAACACCAGTGCTCATGTTCCGACTTAATAAAACTATGATGCGAGTCAAATTATCTCATCTTCCATCCAAAGTACTGCTGCTCAAGAATATTAGAGCCGAGTATATTTTGTCATTGTAGTTGCATATTGCATCTGATGAAGAGCGTTCGACGTTGTGGTTAAGAATTAAGATTTCTACAGTACCAGACACAAAAGCCATAAGTGCATACATCAATAACTGCAACCGGTTGAGGTTATTAACAGGTAAAACTATCTTCAATCCAGCAGGAAAATATGGATGGTTCGTTTGAGAGTAAGGAGTTCTAACATTCCAATGGGCTGCTATCTTATGTGTAATGAAACTATCAATAGGCAATACATCGATCAACCCACTGGACTACTGTGAACAGAGTATATTTTATTGTCAGTCTAGTtgcatgctgcatctggtgaagtgTGTTCAACATTGTGGTCAAGATTTAAGACAGCTACAGTACCAAACAAAAAACCATTGGTGCATACATCTATCACTACAATAAGTTGAGGTTTCAAACGGTTTAAACTATCTTCAGTCCAGCAGGAATATATGGATGGTTCTATTGGAAGGACTTCTAAATTCCAATGGGCTGTTATTCGATGCCTAACAAAACTATCAGTACGCTTTTAAATTGATCAACCGGCAGGACTACCGTGAACAGAAATACTCAACCAATTGGACAAAATATGAACGACGTGACATTACCGAAGGTATCAACTTCTTTCATTTTCTCCTTGATTTCCTTTGACAACCGCAAAACCTCTTCATCCTGCGAAGATTATCAAGAACACGGTCAATTTATTTGAAGGGCTCAGCCTGTTACTAACAAATGAGCCTTGATGCACACAGCTGGCTAAATACCAGAGTAACCTCGGACACCGATATTGCGATAGCGGCCTTGGCATCCTCGTCAGCGAGACGCTTGAGGGCCCTCTGAATTTTCCTCTCGCACTCCACGATGAGCCGATCGATCATATCCTCGAGCTCCCTGTCGAAGTTCTCCGACCCCTTTGCTTTTACTTCCTCATAACTAGCAAGAGCTCAGGAAGGCAATGAACAAACACCAGCGTTTGTGGGGACAAAACATTGCTGAAGCGAAACAGGGACATGCGGTAATAATAAATTGAAGGATACTCTTTCCGCAGCTGAAGCGAGTGGACCTTGGGGCAAGGTCCGAGATCCATTTTCTGCCACAAGCCGAATTAGACAGTCAGATCGAAGCATCACAAGCGAAACACTAGTTTATAGATAACTCGAAGCAGAGGACGGGCCATACACCCAGGTTCTAGCCACGAATTGATCTAAACAAACGCAGATAGACCAAGGCATCTCTATCCGTTCCAATTCCAAACCTAATCTACTGGGGACGGCCAGCTATCTCTAACCGAAATCGCTCCACCACCAAATTCGGCACGGGGTGAAGAGGAGCACGGGCACGGGGGGGAAGGGGATGGGGAAGATATGTACCGTGAGCTGGAAGAGGTCGTGCGGGCAGAGGCCGGCGAGGAAGAGGCGGCAGACGTCGCGGTCGAAGTACTTGCGGTTGACCTCCCGCACGTCGCCGTTGCGGTTGGCCCCCATGAGCACGTCCAGCTGCTTCCGCATCGCGTCCATGGCTGGCGGacgggcggccggccggccggacggcgtctccggcgaggcggGGTTTAGACGAGCTAGGGTTTCTACCGGACGCGCGAGCGAGACGAGACCAGGGCGGTCTCCAACCCAAAGCTTAAAGAGAAGGAAGAGGGAGACGGGGACGAGATGGAGTCGGGTCGGGCCTGTTGGGCCTGTTATTCGGATGGGCTTCTTCCAGTTGGGCCAAACGGGCTCCTCTCTGTATCTGTGGCTTATAGTACACTTCAAACTGAAGAACATGAAGTTCTTGATCTTCTTTCATCTGTTCTTGAGAATTGAATGTACAATAATTCAAGGATAAAACTAGGACATTGAAATAACCACGGTTCTCAAGTTTGCTTAAATCTTCAAATACCAGGCCACGTTTGGAACTGCCACTGTGAATTACTACAAAATGCACATGAATCATATGCTTCAGAACAGACTTAATTGACTTGCACAACAAAGGTTTGTTGCTGCCTACACAACCTGCAACCCAATCTCAGTTTTCGGATGCCTACCATGGCTTCATCCGCTATTCATTCTGAAGCCATTCTTTAAGATACCACCTGAGAGCAGGACTATCTAGCACAAACCTTACATGCTAAAAAATTCAGAATGTATTGTAAAGGTACGACAAAGGTGTGCGCTGCACCCAGGTTCAGATACTGCATCTCTAATCAAAACTGAAAAAAGATTCAGCCACTTAGTTGTCCAGCAAGAAGGAAATCATCTTGCGTCGTCGCCAACATGTAGCATGCCTGAAATGCAGTAGCAGCCGGCAGTGTCCAGATGAAAACCATGTGTCAAATGCAGCATCACCAGCACCAGCAGTTTACTGGCAGCAGCAAGAGCCAGAACCAAAACATGGATGTTGCATGATAGGTTGGTCATCTGGCAGTGAAAATAGGCTCGTCATCAGCGCTTGGCTGCGTTCTTCTCGCATACTTGATAAGCAATCCTTCCGAAGAAGCACCAGGTACACGCAAGTCACTGAACCATAGAGGGAGAAAGAAGTTTGCATGAGAATTCCTCTATACTAAAATTCTGACTATACAAGAACAAGAACTGCTGTCGAAAATTATACCTGATGTAGGGCTGCAGGTCTTTCCATTCCCACCTTGGCCGTTCAAGGAATAGAGCTGCAAACCTCTCAGCTGGTGTCAACGGCAGATCAGCAACCCTGAAAGCATGTACCCAGGTCTCAGTCCCACGCTTCTCATACAGCACTTCCCCTTCAAGCATCTGAAGATCTGCACGCATTCCTGAAGGGATGCTTCGCTCCCATTTATCCATGAAACTGTTGAGCTTCATTGTTCCTGCGCTGAGCGCCCTCCGTGCAAATTGCAAGCATACCAGTTTCTCGTCAAGGCTCCAACAACTTGCCGCTTCCTGCTCAATCTTTGTGCCAAATCTGTTGAGGCAGTGGGTTACGATCTTAGGAATAAAACCATCAGATTCCATGACAGATAGCACAGCATTTTCTGGCACGGCATTTAACAGCCAATCATGCAGCACGGAGTTGTGCAGAATCATGTCCAGAACCGTGTTCACGGAACCGACATCAACAGTCCTCCAGAACCCATCGATCTCGACGGCCGAAATGGAATTCAGCCCGTCCATCAGCTCGCTGTCGCTGGCCTGAACGAGGACACAGAGGTCTTCCCACGTGTACAGCCCCTTCTTATGCTCAGAGTCATCTCCAAGATCCTCATCAAGCACATAGGGCCTCTCCCTGAGAAGGCTCCTCAGCTTGTCGAGCCGTGGAGCCGTTCGGACTAACTCAATGCTCCCTGGTGCTACCTTGATGATAGAAGCAGCCGCATCGGATGTGGTAGTAGCATCCTCATTGGCATGGCCTGGTCTTAAGCTTGGTGCGACCGCTTCGCCGGGTGGTATTAGGAACATCGAATTGGATGTACCCACAAACTTCATGGCATAAGTCGCTGAAGGCGTGCAGAGAACCGCTTCTTCTTCAGGCCGTCCCCGCACAGTCACCCTGTTTCAAGAGAACTCCTCATCAGAATTTCTCACAGATGGAGACAAAATGTTTTCCTACAGCACAACAGTAGTATACACAGATAATGATTTCCGAATTGATTGCATCTGAACTAGTTGTGCAAGGAACTGAGTTTATCATATAGCTGTGGCGGGTGTTCACAGATGGAAACACCGTGTATTTCTACAGTAGAACAATAGTATAAACAGCTAATGGTTTCTCAGTTGCATGTGAACTGTATGTCCGAAAGGTCTGGGACAATAATATAGCTGTTGTGCATGTTCACTGTTTACTCATCTGGCTAATTTGCTTCGGCTAAAGAACAACCAGCAAATTGAGCTTTTCCATTTTGATGCTCTTCTCCACTGATTGTGTACTCATCTGGCTAATGGGCTATTGGTATATATTCAGAACCACATACGAACCTAAATATGGAAACAATTGATCTAGGGATTTAACAGTTGATGGTCCTACTCGGAGATCTGGTGTCTGAATAAAGAGCGCGGATCCAACTTCAAAGGATGGATTAAATCAAAAGCAGGGCAGTCGAGGAGAGGCGGTTACCGGCCCTGTAGAAGGTCAGGGAGGAGGTCGTCGCCTGCCTCGAGGAGGATGAGGTCGTCGTGAGGGCCGAACGCCTCGTGGTAGCACACGGACAgcgaggcgccggcgccggcgaggcccagcaacgcgtcggccccgccgctGCCGCGGTCCCATTCCCCACCTGGTTGCGCCTGCGCGTCCTCCATCACCGCATCCATGGATCGGATCGAGACGATTTACCCCCCTCTGTCTCTCTCCCGGGATCTTTTCCTGTTGTGTTTCTTGGCTTTGGCGCGCTCTTTAGTTTTGGCGGGCGAGTTTCGCGCGGGAAATGCCCTGGTTACTGGGGCCAGGTGGTCAGCCTTTGTAGAGTATATGCCAACAGCCAAATTTTccctttttaaaaaaattaaagttGCAGCCAGACTTTTTGTTTCGTAGGAATTGCGTAAGTATTTGAATAATTGAAATCCTTAGAAATTTTATAAGTTTGTTCCTTGATTTGTAGGATTTGATCCAACTAAAACCTTTTTCCTAAGGATTTCATGCATTGCGCATTGCACTTTTTATGAGAACCTTCTCATCCACTCCAACATCGTGGAAAGATCAATCTGTTTTTCCAACGGCTTAATCCAACAAAGTTTAGTGCAAGCATGATTCTCGGGAATTAAGTTGGCATGGCATTGTAATGTTAATCATATATCTTTCACGGTCCTACATTTTGCAATCCTACCAATCAAAGGGGCCTGAACTTATGCATGTTCCTCTCATGCATTTCATCTAGGACCATTTTCAACATCTTTTCTTCTACATGATGCCATGCCCAATACTGCGAGCGGGCACATGTGTATTCAAGGGTATGTTATTGTTGTATACCAAAAAAATTGGCTAATCTCCTAAATCATATGGTAGAGCcataaaatatgttttatactTTGTATAAAAGATCATTTGTTTCGCTGAGTTTTCTCATTGTTCTTGGTAATTTACTTACTTTGAATACCCATCGACAAAATTTTGGTCCCACCGCTGCCCAATGTAGCATATAATAATTGTTGACATTTTTAGCGTTAAATATGTAGTTTTTTAGGGAAAACCACTGTTGCAGTTTTATTGCTTATCAAAGATAGTTACATATTTAGCCAGTAAATGTAGGATAAAACCTGCCGGTTCCTCTGTCCAAACAACAGTTTGAGGATGAAAGGACGACATGTTGCCTAGagcggggtgaataggcgttttaaaaccTCTTACAGATttagcttgtaagaatgcggaattaaactaacgtttattttacaagcacaatcctaaatatgctaggctcacctaagt encodes the following:
- the LOC124680591 gene encoding sister chromatid cohesion protein DCC1; this translates as MDAVMEDAQAQPGGEWDRGSGGADALLGLAGAGASLSVCYHEAFGPHDDLILLEAGDDLLPDLLQGRVTVRGRPEEEAVLCTPSATYAMKFVGTSNSMFLIPPGEAVAPSLRPGHANEDATTTSDAAASIIKVAPGSIELVRTAPRLDKLRSLLRERPYVLDEDLGDDSEHKKGLYTWEDLCVLVQASDSELMDGLNSISAVEIDGFWRTVDVGSVNTVLDMILHNSVLHDWLLNAVPENAVLSVMESDGFIPKIVTHCLNRFGTKIEQEAASCWSLDEKLVCLQFARRALSAGTMKLNSFMDKWERSIPSGMRADLQMLEGEVLYEKRGTETWVHAFRVADLPLTPAERFAALFLERPRWEWKDLQPYISDLRVPGASSEGLLIKYARRTQPSADDEPIFTAR
- the LOC124680593 gene encoding putative RNA-binding protein Luc7-like 2 isoform X2, with amino-acid sequence MDAMRKQLDVLMGANRNGDVREVNRKYFDRDVCRLFLAGLCPHDLFQLTKMDLGPCPKVHSLQLRKDYEEVKAKGSENFDRELEDMIDRLIVECERKIQRALKRLADEDAKAAIAISVSEDEEVLRLSKEIKEKMKEVDTFDFEGKTDDKIKAMEVVEELRSKRADMQATLLLDAFNKDRASIPPSAPAQIAPLPPPPPPDARTQELINEKLSKAEALGEQGMVDEAQKVLEEAEALKKLAASRQEPASDPSKYTVADVRITDQKLRLCDICGAFLSVYDNDRRLADHFGGKLHLGYMLIREKLKELQEDRNKRRTDKSEDDRRSREHSKDRNGRASRDRDAERKDRVEPRESRRDHDRDRDRRHDSGRRHDRDRDRDYDRSRGPDSRRRERSRSRERSRRQDRY
- the LOC124680593 gene encoding putative RNA-binding protein Luc7-like 2 isoform X1 codes for the protein MDAMRKQLDVLMGANRNGDVREVNRKYFDRDVCRLFLAGLCPHDLFQLTKMDLGPCPKVHSLQLRKDYEEVKAKGSENFDRELEDMIDRLIVECERKIQRALKRLADEDAKAAIAISVSEVTLDEEVLRLSKEIKEKMKEVDTFDFEGKTDDKIKAMEVVEELRSKRADMQATLLLDAFNKDRASIPPSAPAQIAPLPPPPPPDARTQELINEKLSKAEALGEQGMVDEAQKVLEEAEALKKLAASRQEPASDPSKYTVADVRITDQKLRLCDICGAFLSVYDNDRRLADHFGGKLHLGYMLIREKLKELQEDRNKRRTDKSEDDRRSREHSKDRNGRASRDRDAERKDRVEPRESRRDHDRDRDRRHDSGRRHDRDRDRDYDRSRGPDSRRRERSRSRERSRRQDRY
- the LOC124680593 gene encoding putative RNA-binding protein Luc7-like 2 isoform X3; the protein is MDAMRKQLDVLMGANRNGDVREVNRKYFDRDVCRLFLAGLCPHDLFQLTKMDLGPCPKVHSLQLRKDYEEVKAKGSENFDRELEDMIDRLIVECERKIQRALKRLADEDAKAAIAISVSEVTLDEEVLRLSKEIKEKMKEVDTFDFEGKTDDKIKAMEVVEELRSKRADMQATLLLDAFNKDRASIPPSAPAQIAPLPPPPPPDARTQELINEKLSKAEALGEQGMVDEAQKVLEEAEALKKLAASRQEPASDPSKYTVADVRITDQKLRLCDICGAFLSVYDNDRRLADHFGGKLHLGYMLIREKLKELQVMIVMSHFLL